The following proteins are co-located in the Eubalaena glacialis isolate mEubGla1 chromosome 14, mEubGla1.1.hap2.+ XY, whole genome shotgun sequence genome:
- the DCTN1 gene encoding dynactin subunit 1 isoform X2: MSAEASARPLRVGSRVEVIGKGYRGTVAYVGATLFATGKWVGVILDEAKGKNDGTVQGRRYFTCDEGHGIFVRQSQIQVFEDGADTTSPETPDSSASKVLRREGTDSNAKTSKLPTRPASTGVAGTSSSLGPSGSASAGELSSSEPSTPAQTPLAAPIIPTPALTSPGAAPPLPSPSKEEEGLRAQVRDLEEKLETLRLKRAEDKAKLKELEKHKIQLEQVQEWKSKMQEQQADLQRRLKEARKEAKEALEAKERYMEEMADTADAIEMATLDKEMAEERAESLQQEVEALKERVDELTTDLEILKAEIEEKGSDGAASSYQLKQLEEQNARLKDALVRMRDLSSSEKQEHVKLQKLMEKKNQELEVVRQQRERLQEELSQAESTIDELKEQVDAALGAEEMVEMLTDRNLNLEEKVRELRETVGDLEAMNEMNDELQENARETELELREQLDMAGARVREAQKRVEAAQETVADYQQTIKKYRQLTAHLQDVNRELTNQQEASVERQQQPPPETFDFKIKFAETKAHAKAIEMELRQMEVAQANRHMSLLTAFMPDSFLRPGGDHDCVLVLLLMPRLICKAELIRKQAQEKFELSENCSERPGLRGAVGEQLSFAAGLVYSLSLLQATLHRYEHALSQCSVDVYKKVGSLYPEMSAHERSLDFLIELLHKDQLDETVNVEPLTKAIKYYQHLYSIHLSEQPEDSTIQLADHIKFTQSALDCMSVEVGRLRAFLQGGQEASDIALLLRDLETSCSDIRQFCKKIRRRMPGTDAPGIPAALAFGPQVSDTLLDCRKHLTWVVAVLQEVAAAAAQLIAPLAENEGLPVAALEELAFKAGEQIYGTPSSSPYECLRQSCNILISTMNKLATAMQEGEYDAERPPSKPPPVELRAAALRAEITDAEGLGLKLEDRETVIKELKKSLKIKGEELSEANVRLSLLEKKLDSAAKDADERIEKVQTRLEETQALLRKKEKEFEETMDALQADIDQLEAEKAELKQRLNSQSKRTIEGLRGPPPSGGASGQALGSVPGPGVVKDSPLLLQQISAMRLHISQLQHENSILKGAQMKASLAALPPLHVAKLSLLPREGPGSDLAAGVLYRKTNQLLETLNQLSTHTHVVDITRTSPAAKSPSAQLLEQVAQLKSLSDTIEKLKDEVLKETVSQRPGATVPTDFATFPSSAFLRAKEEQQDDTVYMGKVTFSCAAGLGQRHRLVLTQEQLHQLHGRLIS, translated from the exons CCCACCCGCCCAGCCAGCACTGGGGTAGCTGGGACCAGTAGTTCCCTGGGCCCCTCTGGCTCAGCATCAGCAGGTGAGCTGAGCAGCAGTGAGCCCAGCACCCCAGCTCAGACTCCGCTGGCGGCACCCATCATCCCCACGCCAGCCCTCACCTCTCCTGGAGCAGCCCCACCGCTTCCTTCCCCGTCTAAG gaggaggaggggctgaggGCCCAAGTGCGGGACCTGGAGGAGAAACTGGAGACCCTGCGACTGAAACGTGCAGAAGACAAGGCAAAGCTAAAAGAGCTGGAGAAACACAAGATTCAGCTGGAGCAGGTGCAGGAATGGAAAAGCAAAATGCAGGAGCAGCAGGCAGACCTGCAGCGGCGCCTCAAAGAGGCTCGGAAG GAAGCCAAGGAGGCACTAGAGGCAAAGGAACGCTACATGGAGGAGATGGCTGACACTGCTGATGCCATCGAGATGGCCACTCTGGATAAGGAGATGGCTGAAGAGCGGGCTGAGTCCCTACAGCAAGAGGTGGAGGCGCTGAAGGAGCGTGTGGACGAGCTCACCACTGACTTGGAGATCCTCAAGGCTGAGATTGAAGAGAAGG GCTCAGATGGCGCTGCATCCAGTTACCAGCTCAAGCAGCTTGAGGAGCAGAACGCCCGCCTAAAGGATGCCCTAGTGAG AATGCGGGATCTTTCTTCCTCCGAAAAGCAGGAGCACGTGAAACTCCAGAAGCTCATGGAAAAGAAGAACCAAGAGCTGGAAGTTGTGAGGCAACAACGGGAGCGTCTGCAGGAGGAGCTGAGCCAGGCAGAGAGCACCATTGATGAGCTCAAGGAGCAG GTGGATGCTGCTCTGGGTGCTGAGGAGATGGTGGAGATGCTGACAGACCGGAACCTGAATCTGGAAGAGAAAGTGCGGGAATTGAGAGAAACCGTGGGGGACTTG GAagcaatgaatgaaatgaacGATGAGCTGCAGGAGAATGCACGTGAGACAGAACTGGAGCTGCGGGAGCAGCTGGATATGGCGGGTGCACGGGTGCGAGAGGCCCAGAAGCGTGTGGAGGCGGCCCAGGAGACAGTTGCAGACTATCAGCAGACCATAAAGAAGTATCGCCAGCTGACCGCCCACCTGCAG GATGTGAACCGGGAACTGACAAACCAGCAGGAAGCATCTGTGGAGAGGCAGCAGCAGCCACCCCCAGAGACTTTTGACTTCAAAATCAAGTTTGCTGAGACTAAGGCCCATGCCAAG GCAATTGAGATGGAATTGAGGCAGATGGAGGTGGCACAGGCCAACCGGCACATGTCCCTGCTGACAGCCTTCATGCCTGACAGCTTCCTTCGGCCAGGTGGGGACCACGACTGCGTCCTGGTGCTGCTGCTCATGCCTCGTCTCATTTGCAAG GCAGAGCTAATCCGGAAGCAGGCCCAGGAGAAGTTTGAACTAAGTGAGAACTGTTCAGAGCGGCCAGGACTTCGAGGAGCTGTGGGGGAGCAGCTCAGCTTTGCTGCTGGGCTGGTGTATTCGCTGAGTTTGCTGCAGGCCACACTCCACCGTTATGAGCA TGCCCTCTCTCAGTGCAGTGTGGACGTGTATAAGAAGGTGGGCAGCCTCTACCCTGAGATGAGTGCCCACGAACGCTCCTTGGATTTTCTCATTGAGCTGCTGCACAAGGATCAGCTGGATGAGACTGTCAACGTAGAGCCTCTCACCAAAGCCATCAAGTACTACCAG CATCTGTACAGCATCCACCTCTCTGAACAACCGGAAGACAGTACCATACAGCTGGCTGACCACATTAAG TTCACCCAGAGTGCCCTGGACTGCATGAGTGTGGAGGTGGGACGGCTGCGGGCCTTCTTGCAG GGTGGGCAGGAGGCTTCAGATATTGCCCTCCTGCTCCGGGACCTGGAAACTTCGTGCAGTGATATCCGCCAGTTCTGCAAGAAGATCCGGAGGCGAATGCCAGGGACAGATGCTCCTGGGATCCCAGCTGCACTGGCCTTTGGACCACAG GTATCCGACACACTCCTAGACTGCAGGAAACACCTGACATGGGTGGTGGCTGTGCTGCAGGAGGTGGCCGCTGCTGCTGCCCAGCTCATTGCCCCGCTGGCAGAGAATGAAGGCCTGCCTGTGGCTGCCCTGGAGGAGCTGGCTTTCAAAGCAGGCGAGCAG ATCTACGGGACCCCCTCCAGCAGCCCCTATGAGTGTCTGCGCCAGTCATGCAACATCTTGATCAGTACCATGAACAAGTTGGCCACAGCCATGCAGGAGGGAGAGTATGATGCAGAACGGCCCCCTAGCAAG CCTCCCCCAGTTGAGCTGCGGGCTGCAGCCCTTCGTGCAGAGATCACAGATGCTGAAGGCCTGGGCTTGAAGCTTGAAGATCGAGAGACAGTTATCAAGGAGTTGAAGAAGTCACTCAAGATCAAG GGGGAAGAGCTCAGTGAGGCCAATGTGCGGCTGAGCCTCCTGGAGAAGAAGCTGGACAGTGCAGCCAAGGATGCAGATGAGCGCATCGAGAAAGTCCAGACTCGGCTGGAGGAGACCCAGGCGCTGCTGCGGAAGAAGGAGAA AGAGTTTGAGGAGACGATGGATGCACTTCAGGCTGACATCGACCAGCTGGAAGCAGAGAAAGCAGAGTTAAAGCAGCGATTGAACAGCCAGTCCAAGCGCACGATCGAGGGGCTCCGGGGTCCCCCTCCCTCGG GAGGTGCCTCTGGGCAGGCTCTGGGATCTGTGCCAGGCCCAGGGGTGGTGAAGGACTCACCACTGCTGCTTCAGCAGATCTCTGCCATGAGGCTGCACATCTCCCAGCTCCAGCATGAGAACAGCATCCTCAAG GGAGCCCAGATGAAGGCATCCTTAGCAGCCCTGCCCCCTCTGCACGTGGCAAAGCTCTCTCTCCTACCCCGTGAAGGCCCTGGCAGTGATCTAGCTGCTGGAGTGCTGTATCGTAAGACTAACCAGCTGCTGGAGACATTGAATCAGTTGAGCACACACACCCATGTCGTGGACATCACCCGCACTAGCCCTG CTGCCAAGAGCCCATCGGCCCAGCTCCTAGAGCAAGTGGCTCAGCTCAAGTCCCTAAGCGACACCATCGAGAAGCTCAAG GATGAGGTCCTTAAGGAGACCGTATCTCAGCGCCCTGGAGCCACGGTCCCCACTGACTTTGCCACCTTCCCTTCATCAGCCTTCCTCAGG GCCAAGGAAGAGCAGCAGGACGACACTGTATACATGGGCAAAGTGACCTTCTCGTGTGCTGCTGGCCTTGGACAGCGACACCGGCTGGTGCTCACCCAGGAGCAGCTGCACCAGCTTCATGGTCGCCTCATCTCCTAA
- the DCTN1 gene encoding dynactin subunit 1 isoform X1 — protein sequence MSAEASARPLRVGSRVEVIGKGYRGTVAYVGATLFATGKWVGVILDEAKGKNDGTVQGRRYFTCDEGHGIFVRQSQIQVFEDGADTTSPETPDSSASKVLRREGTDSNAKTSKLPTRPASTGVAGTSSSLGPSGSASAGELSSSEPSTPAQTPLAAPIIPTPALTSPGAAPPLPSPSKEEEGLRAQVRDLEEKLETLRLKRAEDKAKLKELEKHKIQLEQVQEWKSKMQEQQADLQRRLKEARKEAKEALEAKERYMEEMADTADAIEMATLDKEMAEERAESLQQEVEALKERVDELTTDLEILKAEIEEKGSDGAASSYQLKQLEEQNARLKDALVRMRDLSSSEKQEHVKLQKLMEKKNQELEVVRQQRERLQEELSQAESTIDELKEQVDAALGAEEMVEMLTDRNLNLEEKVRELRETVGDLEAMNEMNDELQENARETELELREQLDMAGARVREAQKRVEAAQETVADYQQTIKKYRQLTAHLQDVNRELTNQQEASVERQQQPPPETFDFKIKFAETKAHAKAIEMELRQMEVAQANRHMSLLTAFMPDSFLRPGGDHDCVLVLLLMPRLICKAELIRKQAQEKFELSENCSERPGLRGAVGEQLSFAAGLVYSLSLLQATLHRYEHALSQCSVDVYKKVGSLYPEMSAHERSLDFLIELLHKDQLDETVNVEPLTKAIKYYQHLYSIHLSEQPEDSTIQLADHIKFTQSALDCMSVEVGRLRAFLQGGQEASDIALLLRDLETSCSDIRQFCKKIRRRMPGTDAPGIPAALAFGPQVSDTLLDCRKHLTWVVAVLQEVAAAAAQLIAPLAENEGLPVAALEELAFKAGEQIYGTPSSSPYECLRQSCNILISTMNKLATAMQEGEYDAERPPSKPPPVELRAAALRAEITDAEGLGLKLEDRETVIKELKKSLKIKGEELSEANVRLSLLEKKLDSAAKDADERIEKVQTRLEETQALLRKKEKEFEETMDALQADIDQLEAEKAELKQRLNSQSKRTIEGLRGPPPSGIATLVSGIAGGGASGQALGSVPGPGVVKDSPLLLQQISAMRLHISQLQHENSILKGAQMKASLAALPPLHVAKLSLLPREGPGSDLAAGVLYRKTNQLLETLNQLSTHTHVVDITRTSPAAKSPSAQLLEQVAQLKSLSDTIEKLKDEVLKETVSQRPGATVPTDFATFPSSAFLRAKEEQQDDTVYMGKVTFSCAAGLGQRHRLVLTQEQLHQLHGRLIS from the exons CCCACCCGCCCAGCCAGCACTGGGGTAGCTGGGACCAGTAGTTCCCTGGGCCCCTCTGGCTCAGCATCAGCAGGTGAGCTGAGCAGCAGTGAGCCCAGCACCCCAGCTCAGACTCCGCTGGCGGCACCCATCATCCCCACGCCAGCCCTCACCTCTCCTGGAGCAGCCCCACCGCTTCCTTCCCCGTCTAAG gaggaggaggggctgaggGCCCAAGTGCGGGACCTGGAGGAGAAACTGGAGACCCTGCGACTGAAACGTGCAGAAGACAAGGCAAAGCTAAAAGAGCTGGAGAAACACAAGATTCAGCTGGAGCAGGTGCAGGAATGGAAAAGCAAAATGCAGGAGCAGCAGGCAGACCTGCAGCGGCGCCTCAAAGAGGCTCGGAAG GAAGCCAAGGAGGCACTAGAGGCAAAGGAACGCTACATGGAGGAGATGGCTGACACTGCTGATGCCATCGAGATGGCCACTCTGGATAAGGAGATGGCTGAAGAGCGGGCTGAGTCCCTACAGCAAGAGGTGGAGGCGCTGAAGGAGCGTGTGGACGAGCTCACCACTGACTTGGAGATCCTCAAGGCTGAGATTGAAGAGAAGG GCTCAGATGGCGCTGCATCCAGTTACCAGCTCAAGCAGCTTGAGGAGCAGAACGCCCGCCTAAAGGATGCCCTAGTGAG AATGCGGGATCTTTCTTCCTCCGAAAAGCAGGAGCACGTGAAACTCCAGAAGCTCATGGAAAAGAAGAACCAAGAGCTGGAAGTTGTGAGGCAACAACGGGAGCGTCTGCAGGAGGAGCTGAGCCAGGCAGAGAGCACCATTGATGAGCTCAAGGAGCAG GTGGATGCTGCTCTGGGTGCTGAGGAGATGGTGGAGATGCTGACAGACCGGAACCTGAATCTGGAAGAGAAAGTGCGGGAATTGAGAGAAACCGTGGGGGACTTG GAagcaatgaatgaaatgaacGATGAGCTGCAGGAGAATGCACGTGAGACAGAACTGGAGCTGCGGGAGCAGCTGGATATGGCGGGTGCACGGGTGCGAGAGGCCCAGAAGCGTGTGGAGGCGGCCCAGGAGACAGTTGCAGACTATCAGCAGACCATAAAGAAGTATCGCCAGCTGACCGCCCACCTGCAG GATGTGAACCGGGAACTGACAAACCAGCAGGAAGCATCTGTGGAGAGGCAGCAGCAGCCACCCCCAGAGACTTTTGACTTCAAAATCAAGTTTGCTGAGACTAAGGCCCATGCCAAG GCAATTGAGATGGAATTGAGGCAGATGGAGGTGGCACAGGCCAACCGGCACATGTCCCTGCTGACAGCCTTCATGCCTGACAGCTTCCTTCGGCCAGGTGGGGACCACGACTGCGTCCTGGTGCTGCTGCTCATGCCTCGTCTCATTTGCAAG GCAGAGCTAATCCGGAAGCAGGCCCAGGAGAAGTTTGAACTAAGTGAGAACTGTTCAGAGCGGCCAGGACTTCGAGGAGCTGTGGGGGAGCAGCTCAGCTTTGCTGCTGGGCTGGTGTATTCGCTGAGTTTGCTGCAGGCCACACTCCACCGTTATGAGCA TGCCCTCTCTCAGTGCAGTGTGGACGTGTATAAGAAGGTGGGCAGCCTCTACCCTGAGATGAGTGCCCACGAACGCTCCTTGGATTTTCTCATTGAGCTGCTGCACAAGGATCAGCTGGATGAGACTGTCAACGTAGAGCCTCTCACCAAAGCCATCAAGTACTACCAG CATCTGTACAGCATCCACCTCTCTGAACAACCGGAAGACAGTACCATACAGCTGGCTGACCACATTAAG TTCACCCAGAGTGCCCTGGACTGCATGAGTGTGGAGGTGGGACGGCTGCGGGCCTTCTTGCAG GGTGGGCAGGAGGCTTCAGATATTGCCCTCCTGCTCCGGGACCTGGAAACTTCGTGCAGTGATATCCGCCAGTTCTGCAAGAAGATCCGGAGGCGAATGCCAGGGACAGATGCTCCTGGGATCCCAGCTGCACTGGCCTTTGGACCACAG GTATCCGACACACTCCTAGACTGCAGGAAACACCTGACATGGGTGGTGGCTGTGCTGCAGGAGGTGGCCGCTGCTGCTGCCCAGCTCATTGCCCCGCTGGCAGAGAATGAAGGCCTGCCTGTGGCTGCCCTGGAGGAGCTGGCTTTCAAAGCAGGCGAGCAG ATCTACGGGACCCCCTCCAGCAGCCCCTATGAGTGTCTGCGCCAGTCATGCAACATCTTGATCAGTACCATGAACAAGTTGGCCACAGCCATGCAGGAGGGAGAGTATGATGCAGAACGGCCCCCTAGCAAG CCTCCCCCAGTTGAGCTGCGGGCTGCAGCCCTTCGTGCAGAGATCACAGATGCTGAAGGCCTGGGCTTGAAGCTTGAAGATCGAGAGACAGTTATCAAGGAGTTGAAGAAGTCACTCAAGATCAAG GGGGAAGAGCTCAGTGAGGCCAATGTGCGGCTGAGCCTCCTGGAGAAGAAGCTGGACAGTGCAGCCAAGGATGCAGATGAGCGCATCGAGAAAGTCCAGACTCGGCTGGAGGAGACCCAGGCGCTGCTGCGGAAGAAGGAGAA AGAGTTTGAGGAGACGATGGATGCACTTCAGGCTGACATCGACCAGCTGGAAGCAGAGAAAGCAGAGTTAAAGCAGCGATTGAACAGCCAGTCCAAGCGCACGATCGAGGGGCTCCGGGGTCCCCCTCCCTCGGGTATTGCTACCCTGGTGTCTGGCATTGCTGGTG GAGGTGCCTCTGGGCAGGCTCTGGGATCTGTGCCAGGCCCAGGGGTGGTGAAGGACTCACCACTGCTGCTTCAGCAGATCTCTGCCATGAGGCTGCACATCTCCCAGCTCCAGCATGAGAACAGCATCCTCAAG GGAGCCCAGATGAAGGCATCCTTAGCAGCCCTGCCCCCTCTGCACGTGGCAAAGCTCTCTCTCCTACCCCGTGAAGGCCCTGGCAGTGATCTAGCTGCTGGAGTGCTGTATCGTAAGACTAACCAGCTGCTGGAGACATTGAATCAGTTGAGCACACACACCCATGTCGTGGACATCACCCGCACTAGCCCTG CTGCCAAGAGCCCATCGGCCCAGCTCCTAGAGCAAGTGGCTCAGCTCAAGTCCCTAAGCGACACCATCGAGAAGCTCAAG GATGAGGTCCTTAAGGAGACCGTATCTCAGCGCCCTGGAGCCACGGTCCCCACTGACTTTGCCACCTTCCCTTCATCAGCCTTCCTCAGG GCCAAGGAAGAGCAGCAGGACGACACTGTATACATGGGCAAAGTGACCTTCTCGTGTGCTGCTGGCCTTGGACAGCGACACCGGCTGGTGCTCACCCAGGAGCAGCTGCACCAGCTTCATGGTCGCCTCATCTCCTAA